GGGCAATGGGGGTGGAGCTGGATCGGGTGGATTTTGAATTTGTGGAGCAGTTTCTTCAACTGGCTCCGGATTCAGTGCACCGTCTGCTATCTCTTTATCTTCCATTTGGTCTTTTCTCAATTCTATGGGATAAAAACATTGAACAGCTCTGGTTAATAGATTACCGTTTGGAAATTTGACGATGTCGGATCGGACTAGGCCGTCGCAGCTGGAGAGTAATTCTTTAACTACTCCCGTTTCCCACACAAGCCGTTTTGAGTATTTGTCGTGAGTTACGACCACTTCTTCTATGCGGATTTTTCGACCCCTTGCCCCCTTTGCATGAAAATTGTCCAGCTGCATCAGGTAATCGGACACAAAAAGGAAACAGTATTCGCTGACGTATTCACGCCTGTTTTGTTCCATTACCTTGAGTAGTTCACTTGTTGAGTTGGGAGCCAATAGATTAACTGCTGGCTCCGGCGTTACACAAGTTGAGCGACGATTGTCCAGGAATTGATTCGGAATGATTGGGAACGGATCATCCACTCCTTTCTTCAATGTAGTTCAACGGTCTCGCATTAATCACACTTTCAGTCTCGATTAAGCTCACTTCCAGTTCATCGTACTCCAGACAGGCTCGACCATTGCATCGCCTCAATATATCTTTCGTGATCCTAACCAACCTTTCCCAAAATCTGATCCACCATGGAGCGAGACTGACGGAGAAAATTCAGTTAGTTCTCCTCATGGCGAGGAGGTCATGAACTGATGGGTCTGATCAAATGTTTTTGATGTATCGAAACACACAGCGGAAGGTTTGATCATTATCACTGTACATCACTGTCACTGGGCCTCTTCTGGCGGAGAATTGGTGGAAAGCTAACTCCGCTTCATCCTGGTTCTCTTCTCCTGGTTGAGGTTCCGGTATGATTGGTTCGACAGATGGCGCCGACTTGGATTTACTTTTTGTAGTCGCGATTTTGTAGTAAAATGGGACAGGAAAATTGACTCCAGTAATTTCGAATACTCTGGCATCGCGTAGTCGGTTGGCTAGCAACGGGGCTGCAAGTTGTCGGAACGGGGGTGAATTCAATTTCTGGCATTTCACTCGAGCGAACCAGACGTTTCTCACTTTTTGGTGGCCTTTCAcgatcaaatatttttcttttggctccgATAAACTTTATTGAATTCTATCCTGTGTGTAAATTAAATTCATGTTATCAGTTATTAACATTGTCACGACAGGATGATTGGCTGAAAGGAGGATTGGTGGCTGAATGTCGTGATCCCTGAGTTCAAGCTCTATCTTCCGGTGACTTGGATGAGTTGATCTCGTTGGTCCCAGACTGGACGGAGCGATGCAATTTTCTCCTTTGGATTAATCAGCAGTCCTAGTTGGAGTATTCGAAAGGCTTTAGGATACTTATCTCTTTGGAGCTGTCTGCAGATGACTAGCTTCGCTTCATCCAGCTCTTCACCGACCATCTCATCGATTGTGACTTATATTCCGGCTACTGAGATAATATCTTTTAGGCCTATTCCAGAGTCGCGTGTTCTCTTCTTTATACGGTTGAGTATTCCGAGAATCCAGGCTTTTCTGAAAAGTTTTTGGCTTACTGTTGAGATTCAATCAAGGTACCATTCAATTGGCTGGGTTATTTAAACCGCTGCTAATGACATTCGCGATTTTATTTGACTCCTCTTCCTCAATTTTCTCTTGGGTTTCGTTGAAGTTGTTTTTTGGAGAATTCGGCCATTCGCTTTCTCTTTCTGTCAGCCAGCCTGGTCCGTGccacaaaaaatttgattcaacCAGCGCATGCGTTGGCGCTCCCTCGAAGCGAGAACGGATGGATTCTTCAATCCAGTTCAATATCTCCACCATTCCGTGTAGGAAAATTTTCTGATGGATTGCACTTGGTTCCGCACGAATGGCCTCCAACGGTAGGGATCTCCTAGTATCCATCCAAGTGTGACGAGGGAGTCTAACGAGTAAATTTTCTCCTTGACTCGATTTGAAgggaattttgtattttctctcaaaaaaaaattactaataAATTGCTTAGTagttcgaaccttggcaaagttacttttttctttggaaGAGACGCCACTCTAGTTTTGCTGGCGAGGAAAATGGTGTAGGAATTTCCTTTCTCCAGTCGTAGCCGTGTAAAGGCTACTGCTCCGTAGGCTTATTCTGATGCGTCGCCGAACACGTGTATTTCTGGGGAGATGATGGAGATTTTTGAATAACCGATCCATCGTGGGATCTCCAAATTATGGAGATCCTTCAATAATTTCATGATGTTACGCCAGGTATTTTTCAAGCCGGGAGTCCCAACCCATTTCTCCTTCCCAAAGTTTTTGatagattatttttaaaagtaaagttGTGGGTGCTAGGAAACCAATTGGGTCGAATATTCTTGCGGAGATACTAAAAACTTTCCTCTTGATAGTTTTGTCGGAGTTCGTATCCCATCTAAGACCCAGTGCTTTTGGTTGGCCATCTATCGTGAGAGAAGGGATTCCGACAAATTGGTTTGACATTTCCTTTTCGGTGAGAAAGTCACGGAGCTGTTTGTTGTTCGTTGTCCAGCTCCTCATGTTGAGTTGGGCTTCTGAGAATAGCGTGACAGTTTCTCCCACCGTTGTTACGGCTGTTGTCTTATCGTCTGCGCCTCCGAGGAAGTCGTCTACGTATAGCTGCTTTTCTATTTGCTCGACAGTTTCTGGAAATGTAGATTTAACTGAGAGCAAATGTTTGTTAACACTGACTCTTAAAAGAAATGGAGTGGAACTTAGCCCTAATGGGACTCTTTTCCATTTATATGCCATGAGATCGAAGCTGGGATCTTCCGGCTCCCTTTGCCATAAAAATCTGACTGCTTCGGCGTCTTCTGGCTTCGGCACGATTTTGAGAAATGCTTTTTCAATGTCCGCAATCCAGGAGATCCGGTTCATCCGGAAACGCATCAAAACCCAGAGGAGATTTGGATTCAGATTTGGTCCGGTCTCCAAAACGTCGTTCAAGTTCGGTCTATATTTGGATTTGGCGGCGCCGTCAAATACTTGTCTGATTTTTGTGGTGGCTTTGTCTGTTCGGTAGACTGGATAATGAGGTAGATATGTGTGGAGGCCTTCGTAGTCGACACCAGCCTGCTCTACAATTCCATTTGTCTTCaattgttcattttctttggtTTAGTTGCCCAAACCGATTGGAGATTTTCGCAGCTTGCTCAGCATGCCCCACAATCTTCCTGCCTCCATCTGGTGGTTGATTTCTAGTCTCGATCTGTCAGTTGTCCAAGGTATTGGCGTGCAATATCTCCCATCATCAAATCGCGCGATATCTTCGTATAAGGAGCGGAATTGGTCGCCCTTTTCCACAGCATCATAGTCGTTTTAATTCACGAAGTTTTCTAGACGCCAAAATAACGAAAGATCAAAATTTAGTTTCTccatttcaaactttttgttctcttttgcCGAGTTGGAGAAGCAattttgttcagaattttctGGTAGTGGAAGTAAACTGGAATTTTCGGTCTTCCTGCTTTCCTGCTTGTTAGATTGGACgatgttggaaaaaattgatGGTTGTGAAGTGATGTATGGGAGAGAATAATAGGAGTTAATGAGTAGTTGACTGACGAtagattgacttttttttattatttttcctggGATAGCCCGCCAATTACTTTTCCAAGTTTGGAATTGGAGGTTCTGGAGTCCACATGGACTTGTGATTGCTGGCTCGTTCAACATTTGGTCCATGCTGACGAGAATTTTGACGTCCTCGTCTCTTCCATCTCGTTCGAAGCGCGTATGCCACTGTTTTCGTTTTCCAGCCACAGTTTTCTTGCAAATTGTGTGGTTTGGTACGGGCCAGTGCTTCTGACTTTTTCCACTTCCCAAGCTTCAGTTCGCACCGCTAGGGCGCCTGGCCAGGTGCCCCGCACTGTCATCTCGACCACGTTGTGAATTTctgcagggggggggggcctctTTACCGGAAGGCCCTTGTTGTGATCTGTATTTGGATTATTTCCAGTTGATGGTATCTTGAAATCTGCCTTTAACCCATGTTCTATGGCTGCTATGGTCGAGGAAGAAAATTCTTTGGATCTGCTTTCCATTTGGGCCTAAAATGTAAACAGTTGCGGTTTTGAGAATCATCTCACCGAAGGAGCTTGCACATGCTGTGTTGAGCTGCTCCCAGCGGCAGTTTTGCTAGATATTACAGTTGAGGATCCAAATCTGGTATCTTTCTCGGCACACAAAGCTGTGCTTTGCCCCACATCGTTGGCACTTATGGGGGTTAAAACAATCAGTTGTTTCGTGGTGACCGAAGCAGTTGGAGCATTTCCTTTGGCTTTTGATGACTGCATTTTTCATTTGTCTCTTTCAGCTCCATTGGGCAATTTGTTGCCCAATGCATTTCCTTGAAAAATATGCAGGGCAGCGCTTGTTTTCTTGGAGATGATGCTGTTGCTTCTCTCCTTGGGGGTGGGCCgccatttcttcttgttttactCAGAGATTTGGGTTGAGGAGTCGGCTTGCTGCTGATTCCAAGCTGAGAAGCTGTTAGTGTTGTTGCTGGTGCTGCTTTAGCCGGTTGTTGAGAATTTTGGGCCGGCTTTGGTGTTTGAGCTCTCAGACGACTGAGTCGCTCTGCAGCTTCTATTGTTTTTCGATAAACTTTAGGACTTGGTCAATATCTGCTACCTTGTTTAATACTTACTTTTTCCATTCAGCTTGAAGTTAGAGGGGGATCAAGCGTAGAAGTCTCGATCCTAGGAGACCCTCGTGGCTTGTTCTCGCTATTCCAAGAGTCTCCAATGCGTTGATGTGCGACTGGATAGTCAGCTGGAAGCATCTGAGAGCAGTGGTGTCAGCCATGTATTTAACTGGTTGAAGCGTATCCAATTTGTGAGTGTGCCCCTCGATCAGGACTTCCAGTTTGCCGTACATTTCCTTCAGGAGGTTTACTGCTACGGTGTAGTTAGCGTCCGTGAGCTCCAGATTTTTCACACACAGCTGTGCTTCACCTTTTAAGTAGTCCTTTAGGTATACAATTTTTTGTACCGCTGGAATGGCTGATTAGTGGATAGTTGCGCTGTAATCTTCCCAGAAAGACGTCCATTCAAGCACACCTCCTTTGAACGGTTTTATTTGTCGTTTTGGTATTTTTGTGGAAGAAGCTGCGGTTGGAGCTGGGACGCCAGCTCCTGGcgcggctgctgctgagatTGCAGCAATCAGTTGTGTAAATAAGTCCCGCTGGTCTTGAATTCCTTGCTGTCGAATGACTAGTTCTGGCGCCCTTGCGGCGTCTGCTGCTCTTTGTTGTGTGTTGAACATCAGCATGAACGTTTGTTCTTGTCTTGTTATTTCTTCAGCTGCCAGGatgtttttgaattcttctctttttttaacgatCATTAGGGCTACTCCAATGTCTTCTTCTACCTTGATTTTGTAGTCTACCTAAGTTTCGAATTTTACTTGGGTCACTCCGACTTGTTCCATATCTCTGGCAACTCCTGAAGAAAGTTTGGTGAATttgttatatatatttcttaaatttgatTCAGCTCTCAGCACTAGATTGTGGATTGTGAATTCCATTGTCACTTTGTCGTATTGCTCGATATTATTAATGCAGCGCGTTACATATGCTTTAATGCCCCGTCGAGAGGCTTCGTTCGTTGGAGTGGCGATCTTGATTGTTTTGGAAGGAAAAATAGattagtttgtttgtttagatTTTTGAATGGGCAAGGCCTGTGTTTGACTTGTTGATTGCTTGAGTGGCTACGAGCGGTGGGTCGGCTTAGTTTTGTCCTCGACCCTCGTTTACCTTCTTGTAAGCGGGAGGTTCCTGCTTtcactgagaaaaaaaatgtttttaaaggtGTTTTGGAGTTCGGCTTGATTTCCTATCTCAATTGGTGTTTGGTTTTACTCACTCCTTGAATCCTGTaagaaaggtttttttaaaaatggaattagAGTTACGATTAAGAAAGGTTAAGGGAAGTCAGCTTGTATTTACGGGTATCAACAATCGGCAGTCGATTCAAGAATACAATACCAGTGAACGCGGAGGGGGGCACCTAATTTGTCTTTCTTAAGAGTAGGAGCTCCAGTCTTCGGTACAGTTCTTCTCCACTATCGTCGTCTCGCTTAATGGACCATCCTCTTCCTTTCGGAGCttggggtggtggtggatggATTGCTGGAGGTGGTTGTACTACCTCCGATGTCGCATTCTGTCGCATCGCTTTCTGCTAAAGGATTTTGACGTTAtcgtcttcctcttcttcctcttctttaaaagcttcttcttcttcacttccAACCACTCCTTCTACTTCCCGGTCGAGCTGTGATTGTTGCTGGATGCTGGGGTCGTTGGACAACTCCCACTTCTTCTTTGCGTAATGCGGATGTCCCGGTAGGGCTTTTTTGCGAGATCCTCATCCTATTTAGCAGTctagttgtttgttttttcacttCTCTTCTATTGGATATTTCTCCCAGCCATCGATACGCTCCTGGATTCGTTGGCGGATGACTTTCAATTCTTCCCAATTGGGTTGACGCTTGGCCGGACCGTATTCTGGTTGGGTCGGCTAGACGATTGGACGGTTGCGAAAAGCCTCAATTCTTCCCTGTCTTGTATTCTTGTAGAGAGGCGGGGGGATTTTCCTGTCCATTTGAGTATCTCCCAGCGTTCGCGGGTATCGCTCATCTTTCGCTTTTGTTCGGGACGAAtttcgaaaaaggaaaaggagttCTGTTTGGAACTCCACTAAAGTGGAaagtaagagagaaaaatatttaatttgaacGGAATTGAAGTGGAAAAGAGCTTTACGAAGAATAATTTACGATATTAGAAAGGGGAAATCAAATGTAAGAAGAATAAATTTACGTTAACTAAGTTTAAGTTGATAGTTAATGAAGAATAAATTGAGAATGTTTTAGTTGAATGAATTtacttttgaattaaaaaatgcaaagtaaaaattacagctgagtgtgtgagtgtgtggcGGCTCAGAATATCTGACGCCCCAGGCCATGCGGTTTCACCGAAAAATGGCGATGGCGGTCAGACGATTTCGTTGAAATTGTACACGTACACACACTAAACTAAATTTAGTTTCAAGCGAAAAATTGAGATAATAGATAGAATTGAAAGGATAGAACAGTGGGTCTCAAAgggggtaaaaaaaagacacggCAAAGAACAAGATTTTGCCTAATGGCGTtcaagttttgtttgtttgagttACGGGccgcaaaaaaaattcacaagtTGAGGTATGAGTTTAAGGACCATGTTCGGAATTGATAACTTGTCAAGTAACCTTACCGAAATAGATGAGAATAATTAAAGATTAAGACACTAGTGTTGGTTGATTGTGACCCGATTTATTCTGTGACTAAGTTATACAGTGGGTTGTTATGCGATTTAGGGCCCGACAACCCCCCAATATCTTAGGTTAACATAACAGGCCACAAAGAGATGGGAAAAATCAAGCGGGCATTGCAAGGGACCACCTGTTGGGGGCCCTGAAGATCACACTTCCGTAAATGATCTGGGAGTGTGGTGATGCAGCCGGATCTTGTGGTCAGCCGTTGGGAACGGGTTTGGTGTCCAACACATTCTCCTTTGAAATGCTGTGCAACAAATTTCTCGCAAATCAAGTTCATTTCTCCACAGTAGTGGATTGGAACATTGGCTTCAGACTCAATCTTTTTGCAAGCTGCGCGATGAGTCTTTGGAACACCGGCCCGTTTGCGCTCTTCCAGTATCTTTTCTCGATAGGACCGTTATTCGTCAGTTTCAAGAGTAATAATTTCGGTATGATCGAATGCATCCATAGCTCAAATCAGCTcttcattttcgtttctttattcCAGGAGACGTTCCATGCTCAGCGCATATTGTTGC
The sequence above is drawn from the Daphnia pulicaria isolate SC F1-1A chromosome 1, SC_F0-13Bv2, whole genome shotgun sequence genome and encodes:
- the LOC124323580 gene encoding uncharacterized protein LOC124323580: MYGKLEVLIEGHTHKLDTLQPVKYMADTTALRCFQLTIQSHINALETLGIARTSHEEAAERLSRLRAQTPKPAQNSQQPAKAAPATTLTASQLGISSKPTPQPKSLKQAGVDYEGLHTYLPHYPVYRTDKATTKIRQVFDGAAKSKYRPNLNDVLETGPNLNPNLLWVLMRFRMNRISWIADIEKAFLKIVPKPEDAEAVRFLWQREPEDPSFDLMAYKWKRVPLGLSSTPFLLRVSVNKHLLSVKSTFPETVEQIEKQLYVDDFLGGADDKTTAVTTVGETVTLFSEAQLNMRSWTTNNKQLRDFLTEKEMSNQFVGIPSLTIDGQPKALGLRWDTNSDKTIKRKVFSISARIFDPIGFLAPTTLLLKIIYQKLWEGEMGWDSRLEKYLA